A part of Blastopirellula marina genomic DNA contains:
- a CDS encoding membrane dipeptidase, whose protein sequence is MLSNYFRHSTILSALFLFGVFFATHLSLAIADAPDALAKKIDPLDGPPVVTCDAWIVVDAKSGKRLDGWKDTERLHPASVTKMMTAILVNDVLEKDPDAINETITFSENADKTVGSTSDVNAGEKVSVGDLLYGLLLPSGNDASVAFAEHFGDRVGEESDAKGYDRFIEAMNQRAKSLGMDKTGYRNSHGLDHDEHLTTAADQAKLACEIMKSPILSKVVGTANYKTHVTKPDGSKREVEWDNTNRLLKYQNYLGIKTGTTSKAGACLASCCEREGDRRILIVLGSSGTDARYSDSRNLWRWTWTQTPPNSAKTDNKMTLSPEAKRIHESSLVIDGHNDLMWEVREKGDSSFEKIDIRKPQPKLHTDIPRLKAGNVGAQFWSVYVPATLDDDGTAFLTTLEQIALVKKMVELYPDQFELAMTVDDIERITKSGKLASLIGVEGGHCIQESLSNLNHLYDQGARYMTLTHSKNLSWADSSTDEEQTGGLSPFGVEVIQRMNRLGMMVDISHVSAKTMHAAMDVSKAPIIFSHSSARAVADSPRNVPDDVLKRVHDTEGLVMVNFYSAFVVPESAQRYSTRFALKQKLIDEVGLAEANVRMAKWDRENPMQLGTIEDVLDHIDHLVKVAGWEHVGLGADFDGVDALPEGLEDVSRYPYITQGLLDRGYTEEQIRGILGENLMRVMRKVEEVAAEMKQTTATP, encoded by the coding sequence ATGCTTTCGAACTACTTCCGCCACAGCACGATTCTGTCGGCGTTGTTTCTCTTTGGCGTCTTCTTTGCCACGCACCTATCTCTAGCCATCGCCGATGCACCCGATGCCTTGGCCAAAAAGATCGATCCCCTCGATGGACCACCAGTCGTGACCTGCGACGCTTGGATTGTGGTTGATGCGAAGAGTGGAAAGCGGCTGGACGGATGGAAGGATACGGAGCGACTTCATCCGGCTAGTGTTACCAAGATGATGACCGCCATCTTGGTGAACGATGTCTTGGAGAAAGACCCAGACGCAATTAACGAGACCATTACCTTCTCTGAAAACGCCGACAAGACGGTTGGTTCCACCAGCGATGTCAACGCTGGCGAGAAAGTTTCGGTGGGAGATCTTTTGTATGGTTTGCTCTTGCCATCGGGCAATGATGCATCGGTTGCATTTGCCGAGCACTTCGGCGATCGAGTGGGAGAAGAAAGCGACGCGAAGGGATACGATCGTTTCATCGAAGCAATGAACCAGCGAGCAAAGTCGTTGGGAATGGACAAGACCGGCTATCGCAATTCGCACGGTCTGGATCACGACGAGCACCTGACAACTGCTGCCGACCAAGCCAAGCTGGCCTGCGAGATCATGAAGAGCCCGATCTTGTCCAAAGTTGTGGGTACGGCAAACTACAAAACACACGTGACCAAACCAGACGGATCGAAGCGCGAAGTCGAGTGGGATAATACAAATCGTTTGCTGAAGTACCAGAACTATCTGGGAATCAAGACAGGTACTACTAGTAAAGCGGGCGCTTGTCTCGCTTCCTGCTGCGAGCGGGAAGGGGATCGCCGGATCTTAATTGTCCTTGGTTCCAGCGGCACCGACGCTCGTTATTCCGATTCCCGCAATTTGTGGCGTTGGACTTGGACGCAAACTCCACCCAATTCGGCGAAGACGGATAACAAAATGACACTCAGCCCGGAAGCGAAACGAATTCACGAATCGTCCTTGGTGATCGATGGTCATAACGACTTGATGTGGGAGGTTCGTGAGAAGGGGGACAGCAGTTTCGAGAAGATTGACATTCGCAAGCCACAGCCGAAACTGCACACCGATATTCCTCGTTTGAAGGCTGGCAACGTCGGCGCTCAGTTTTGGTCGGTCTACGTTCCGGCAACTCTCGACGATGATGGAACGGCGTTTTTGACCACGCTGGAACAAATTGCTCTTGTAAAGAAGATGGTTGAGCTTTATCCCGATCAATTCGAACTGGCGATGACCGTGGATGATATCGAACGCATCACGAAGAGTGGTAAGCTGGCTTCGCTGATCGGTGTGGAAGGTGGCCATTGCATTCAAGAATCGCTAAGTAACCTGAATCACCTTTACGATCAAGGTGCTCGCTATATGACATTGACGCATAGCAAGAACTTGAGCTGGGCGGATTCGAGCACTGATGAGGAGCAAACCGGCGGCTTGAGTCCGTTTGGTGTCGAAGTTATTCAACGAATGAATCGACTTGGAATGATGGTCGACATCTCACATGTATCGGCAAAGACCATGCATGCTGCGATGGATGTCAGCAAGGCTCCGATCATCTTCTCGCATTCATCCGCTAGAGCCGTCGCCGATTCACCACGTAATGTTCCAGACGACGTCTTGAAGCGGGTACACGACACTGAAGGCTTGGTGATGGTGAACTTTTACTCGGCGTTCGTTGTTCCAGAATCTGCCCAGCGATACTCGACTCGCTTCGCTCTGAAACAAAAGTTGATCGACGAAGTCGGTTTAGCCGAAGCCAATGTACGAATGGCAAAATGGGATCGTGAGAATCCGATGCAGCTAGGCACGATTGAAGACGTTCTCGATCATATCGATCACCTGGTGAAGGTCGCCGGTTGGGAACATGTTGGTTTGGGCGCCGACTTCGATGGAGTCGACGCTCTGCCCGAAGGCCTTGAGGACGTCAGCCGTTACCCCTACATCACGCAAGGCTTACTCGATCGTGGTTACACCGAAGAGCAAATTCGCGGTATCCTCGGCGAAAACTTGATGCGTGTCATGCGGAAGGTGGAAGAGGTCGCTGCAGAGATGAAACAAACGACCGCTACTCCTTAA
- a CDS encoding TROVE domain-containing protein — protein MANKFLFGSVKSKQSQAIARNEAGGPAYALAPKHALAQLATTGCLAGTFYASGEDQLDHVLKLADEVKDDKFLAKLAIYSRERGLMKDMPAALLVMLSVRDTDLTHQVFDRVVDNGRMLRTVFQMVRSGRFGRNGLSSSLKRAFQRWLNNASPRAMLSASIGNDPSLRDILRMARPKPVNNERRALFGWLTDKHVTQWQPATFSDLPEVVRQLITYREAEKGSVQARIVNELPVRWDLLADKAKDANAWKAIAKQMGPQALRMNLNTLLRQGALSFESGKRDEAMVSLIAKRLSDKREILRSKQFPYQYLAAYKHADDQLPQAIKSALHQAAEHACGNVPQLAGPVVIGLDVSGSMHSPVTGYRGRGGTTAMRCIDVAALFAAAILRRNPDSVVIPFDTIAYDAKIDPSDSILSLSDRLARYGGGATECSVPLRAANERMRNRPFAGVVLLSDNQSWINNGQPYGYGYHGATGVMETWQQFVKNQLKLRGVEIPSPKLICIDLQPYGTAQAPERIDILNVGGFSDSVFQVVAAFLEGDANRFVSQIEQVSL, from the coding sequence ATGGCGAACAAGTTTCTATTTGGAAGCGTGAAGTCAAAGCAGTCTCAAGCGATCGCTCGCAATGAAGCAGGCGGACCAGCCTACGCTCTTGCACCTAAGCATGCATTGGCTCAGTTGGCAACGACCGGCTGTTTGGCGGGAACGTTCTATGCTTCAGGGGAAGACCAGTTGGATCATGTGCTAAAGCTGGCTGACGAAGTGAAGGACGACAAGTTCCTAGCGAAGCTGGCCATTTATTCGCGTGAACGCGGTTTGATGAAGGATATGCCTGCTGCGCTGCTGGTGATGTTGTCGGTTCGCGATACCGATCTGACCCACCAGGTGTTCGATCGTGTTGTTGATAACGGCCGCATGCTGCGGACGGTGTTTCAGATGGTGCGGAGTGGTCGCTTCGGTCGCAACGGGTTGTCTTCCAGCTTGAAGCGGGCGTTTCAGCGTTGGCTGAACAACGCTTCGCCACGCGCAATGTTGTCAGCTTCGATTGGAAACGATCCTTCGCTGCGCGACATCTTGCGGATGGCGCGGCCTAAGCCAGTCAATAACGAGCGGCGTGCATTGTTCGGTTGGCTGACCGATAAGCACGTTACTCAGTGGCAACCGGCAACGTTCAGTGATTTGCCAGAGGTCGTTCGGCAATTGATCACGTATCGTGAAGCGGAGAAGGGAAGTGTGCAGGCACGTATCGTGAACGAACTGCCCGTTCGTTGGGACTTGCTGGCCGATAAGGCAAAGGATGCGAACGCCTGGAAGGCAATCGCCAAGCAGATGGGACCACAGGCGTTGCGGATGAACCTGAATACGCTGCTGCGTCAGGGAGCACTTTCGTTCGAGTCCGGTAAGCGGGACGAGGCGATGGTATCGTTGATTGCGAAGCGTTTGTCGGACAAGCGTGAGATCTTGCGTTCCAAGCAATTCCCTTACCAGTACCTGGCCGCTTACAAGCATGCCGACGACCAGTTGCCACAAGCAATCAAGTCGGCACTGCATCAAGCGGCTGAGCACGCATGTGGAAACGTGCCACAACTAGCTGGACCGGTTGTGATCGGCTTGGACGTTTCAGGCTCGATGCATTCTCCGGTAACCGGATATCGCGGACGTGGCGGAACAACGGCGATGCGTTGTATCGATGTGGCGGCGTTGTTCGCGGCAGCGATCCTGCGTCGTAATCCGGATAGCGTGGTGATCCCGTTCGATACGATTGCGTACGATGCGAAAATCGATCCGAGTGATTCGATTCTAAGCTTGTCCGATCGCTTGGCTCGCTACGGTGGTGGTGCAACGGAATGCAGTGTTCCACTACGTGCGGCCAACGAGCGAATGCGGAATCGGCCTTTCGCCGGTGTGGTTTTGCTTAGCGATAATCAAAGCTGGATCAACAACGGTCAGCCGTACGGATACGGGTATCACGGTGCGACTGGGGTGATGGAAACCTGGCAACAGTTCGTGAAGAATCAATTGAAGCTACGAGGGGTGGAGATTCCTTCGCCCAAGTTGATTTGTATTGACCTTCAACCGTATGGAACGGCTCAAGCACCGGAGCGGATCGACATCCTGAATGTGGGTGGCTTCAGCGACTCGGTTTTCCAAGTCGTGGCGGCGTTCCTGGAGGGAGATGCCAACCGATTTGTTTCGCAAATTGAACAGGTTTCCTTGTAA
- a CDS encoding ZIP family metal transporter has protein sequence MDDWITVAVLTLLAGLSMPAGAILARFEHIHPDWLEEEFRHAVLAFGGGALFSAVALVLVPEASEILSPIESVTWFIVGGVIFCWLDIMLARRKSATSQLVAMLADFIPEAMALGAVFSTGGDSGLLLAFLIGLQNFPEGFNAYREMNRGPSLTGLRIVVVFAGLAMLGPIAGLSGYFLLAQFPTLVAVIKMIAGGGILFLVFQDIAPGVRLENAWAPPLGAVLGFALGILGHDLLH, from the coding sequence ATGGACGATTGGATAACGGTAGCTGTCTTGACCTTATTAGCTGGGCTTTCGATGCCGGCTGGGGCGATTCTGGCACGCTTTGAACACATCCATCCTGACTGGTTAGAGGAAGAATTCCGACATGCCGTGCTGGCATTTGGTGGTGGTGCGTTGTTCTCGGCCGTAGCTTTGGTATTGGTGCCGGAAGCGAGTGAAATACTGAGTCCCATTGAGTCCGTAACCTGGTTCATCGTCGGAGGCGTGATCTTCTGCTGGCTCGATATTATGTTGGCGCGAAGGAAGAGTGCCACGAGCCAGCTTGTTGCGATGTTGGCCGACTTCATTCCCGAGGCGATGGCCCTGGGGGCGGTCTTCAGCACTGGCGGTGATTCTGGTTTGTTATTGGCCTTTTTGATCGGACTACAGAACTTCCCGGAAGGATTCAACGCGTATCGAGAAATGAACCGCGGTCCTAGTTTAACCGGACTTCGAATCGTGGTCGTTTTCGCTGGGCTGGCGATGTTGGGACCGATCGCTGGCCTCAGTGGCTACTTTCTTTTAGCTCAATTTCCTACGCTGGTCGCCGTGATCAAAATGATTGCGGGAGGTGGTATTCTCTTTCTGGTATTTCAAGACATTGCCCCTGGCGTACGACTAGAAAACGCTTGGGCGCCGCCGTTGGGGGCGGTACTTGGTTTTGCCCTGGGTATCCTTGGCCATGATTTGTTGCACTAG
- the ruvB gene encoding Holliday junction branch migration DNA helicase RuvB, with translation MEVFPGKLKGARMGRETVLRGDDSPNEEDRSLRPQSISEMVGQLEVRERLKVVVDAAVKRDEPLGHILFDGPPGLGKTTFATCIPKDLGVNFQLTSGPALQAPKDLVPYLTNADERSILFIDEIHRLPKAVEEYLYTAMEDFRIDIVLGEGTNARTINLQIKPFTLIGATTRSGMLTAPLRDRFPLREHLDFYTNEELAEIIRRNAAKLDVTIEDDASLEISQRSRGTPRVANNRLRWIRDYVTSKADGHITLDLAHDAMKMQEIDKLGLDNQDRKYLSTIIRVFGGGPAGLEAIAHTMNAAPETLADEVEPFLLRTELLVRTPRGRVVTTKALEHVQGFAR, from the coding sequence ATTGAAGTCTTCCCAGGGAAATTAAAGGGTGCCAGGATGGGCAGGGAAACGGTTTTGCGCGGCGATGACAGCCCCAACGAGGAAGATCGTAGCCTCCGCCCACAATCCATCTCCGAAATGGTCGGCCAGTTGGAAGTCCGCGAACGACTGAAAGTGGTGGTCGACGCGGCCGTGAAACGGGATGAACCGCTAGGGCACATCCTATTCGATGGTCCCCCTGGGCTCGGTAAAACAACCTTTGCGACTTGCATTCCTAAGGACCTGGGGGTTAACTTTCAACTTACTTCGGGACCGGCACTACAAGCACCGAAAGATCTCGTACCCTACCTGACCAACGCCGACGAGCGTTCAATTCTGTTTATCGACGAAATCCATCGTCTGCCCAAAGCGGTTGAAGAATACCTTTATACCGCGATGGAGGATTTTCGCATCGATATCGTGCTCGGGGAGGGGACCAATGCCCGGACCATCAATCTGCAGATCAAACCGTTCACACTTATCGGCGCGACAACGCGTAGCGGGATGCTTACGGCACCCCTACGAGATCGTTTTCCCTTACGAGAACATCTTGATTTCTATACCAATGAAGAGCTTGCCGAGATCATTCGGCGCAACGCTGCGAAACTGGACGTGACGATTGAGGATGATGCGTCGCTTGAGATTTCGCAGCGGAGTCGTGGAACTCCACGGGTAGCAAATAACCGCTTGCGATGGATTCGCGACTACGTCACGAGTAAGGCGGATGGACACATTACGCTCGATCTCGCTCATGATGCGATGAAGATGCAAGAGATTGACAAGCTTGGTCTTGATAACCAGGATCGCAAATACTTGAGCACGATCATCCGCGTGTTTGGAGGAGGCCCGGCCGGTCTCGAGGCGATCGCTCATACCATGAACGCCGCCCCGGAAACCTTGGCCGATGAAGTTGAGCCGTTTCTCTTAAGAACGGAACTTCTCGTTCGCACGCCACGTGGCCGCGTGGTGACGACCAAAGCCCTTGAGCATGTTCAGGGCTTTGCTCGCTAA
- a CDS encoding TspO/MBR family protein produces MDNLQTSQRLTPVWFQIAGLAAWLLLCFAAAGVGSSVTIPQIPTWYAEINKPSFNPPNWIFGPVWTALYLMMAFSVWLVWMKAGWLDAPGALGVFCFQLLLNVAWSVIFFGLENPTAAAIEIVILWAAIGATIALFWRHSRIAALLLTPYLAWVSFAAVLNFSIMALN; encoded by the coding sequence ATGGATAATCTACAAACCAGTCAACGTTTGACGCCAGTTTGGTTTCAAATTGCAGGTCTAGCTGCGTGGCTGCTCCTTTGCTTCGCTGCCGCGGGAGTCGGTTCATCGGTCACCATCCCGCAAATCCCGACTTGGTATGCTGAGATCAACAAACCGTCGTTCAACCCTCCAAATTGGATCTTTGGGCCAGTTTGGACTGCACTCTATTTGATGATGGCCTTTTCCGTATGGCTCGTGTGGATGAAAGCTGGTTGGCTCGACGCACCTGGGGCGCTGGGGGTGTTCTGCTTTCAGTTGCTGCTAAATGTGGCCTGGTCGGTCATTTTCTTTGGCCTGGAAAACCCCACTGCAGCGGCAATTGAGATTGTGATTTTATGGGCGGCGATTGGTGCCACGATTGCCTTATTTTGGCGACACTCGCGAATTGCAGCCCTTCTCCTGACCCCCTATTTAGCCTGGGTCAGCTTTGCGGCCGTACTAAACTTCTCCATTATGGCCTTAAACTGA
- a CDS encoding zinc ribbon domain-containing protein, protein MSDLLEKCTVCGGLIDEEDLFCGNCGTEAPHRKDTHAPTTTISTHSFTCSGCGAAMSYSAEASALRCPFCGSTKLEKGKDHKVIAPRRVLPFNVKEADAQQILREAIGKGFWRPPDLSERAVIKNMVPVYVPYWVFAADVFTYWTADTSQTPYGASGDWYPLSGEHRARYEGVLVGASGALTPNETSQLCPFEMEHAVPPDEVDLDHFTVEQFNVARKYARPMALSGLESLERRSIDAKFVPQNSRNVQANLRVQNMSSEPMLLPVWIMAYQYKEQVYRFLINGQTGKSTGQGPVSYQRFMVVLGTVVAVALAIGIIAVLCGGIGGALAR, encoded by the coding sequence ATGAGCGACCTTCTCGAAAAATGCACCGTCTGCGGCGGATTGATCGACGAAGAAGATCTATTCTGCGGGAACTGCGGTACCGAAGCACCGCATCGCAAAGATACTCACGCCCCCACGACCACGATCTCGACCCACAGCTTTACTTGCTCTGGCTGCGGTGCGGCGATGAGTTACTCGGCAGAAGCGAGTGCGCTGCGCTGTCCATTCTGTGGCTCGACCAAGTTGGAGAAAGGGAAAGATCACAAGGTCATCGCCCCTAGAAGAGTGTTGCCTTTTAATGTGAAAGAGGCAGACGCTCAGCAGATCTTACGCGAGGCGATCGGGAAAGGGTTCTGGCGTCCCCCTGATCTTTCCGAAAGGGCCGTCATCAAGAACATGGTGCCGGTATACGTCCCCTATTGGGTTTTCGCCGCCGACGTCTTCACCTACTGGACAGCCGACACAAGTCAGACTCCTTACGGAGCAAGTGGCGACTGGTATCCATTATCGGGCGAGCATCGAGCCCGGTATGAAGGTGTCTTGGTGGGGGCGAGTGGCGCTTTGACACCAAACGAGACGTCGCAGTTATGCCCCTTTGAGATGGAGCATGCGGTTCCACCTGATGAAGTCGATCTCGATCATTTCACGGTCGAACAATTCAATGTCGCTCGGAAGTACGCGCGACCGATGGCACTATCGGGATTAGAGTCGCTCGAACGGCGTTCGATCGATGCCAAATTCGTTCCGCAAAATAGCCGAAATGTGCAGGCTAATCTTCGCGTACAAAACATGAGCAGTGAACCGATGCTGCTGCCAGTTTGGATTATGGCCTACCAATACAAAGAACAGGTCTATCGCTTTCTTATTAACGGCCAAACCGGCAAATCGACGGGGCAGGGGCCTGTGTCGTATCAGCGCTTTATGGTCGTGCTCGGAACCGTCGTCGCTGTGGCATTGGCGATCGGGATCATCGCAGTCTTGTGTGGTGGAATCGGCGGTGCGCTAGCACGTTAA
- a CDS encoding zinc-ribbon domain-containing protein — MDSSTSEEPMVAAEVVDDEALVAAEIAQPQGEPCPSCGCPVEPDDKFCPACGTPHEVKVAEKAPRAQETDKKYFHCKTCGANVAIDPQELSYVCPFCDSTYVVEYAPDVTGRQLPEFVIAFRVTPEQAMEKFRAWIKGNAWYRPGDLHMAEIEEKMRGVYLPFWSFSMLAESRWEGTIGEHYYVTESYTTRENGKTVRKTRRVQKTEWWPLAGKHHKYYSGYMISASKGLAQSDAERIKPFSLLAAKRYAPYFLAGWAAEEYQMEIEEAKKICYEEFYRRERSNITQFLPGDTNKGLVVKTEFSFENSDLYLLPIYLLSYRYQDQVFRFLVNGQTGLIAGDKPVSWKRIWGAIGAGLAVVALIVIVIMLLAAATR, encoded by the coding sequence GTGGATAGTTCGACTTCCGAAGAACCGATGGTGGCCGCTGAGGTCGTCGATGATGAAGCGTTAGTGGCTGCTGAGATCGCCCAGCCGCAGGGCGAGCCTTGCCCTAGCTGTGGCTGCCCAGTCGAGCCGGATGATAAGTTCTGTCCTGCATGTGGAACGCCTCATGAAGTGAAAGTTGCCGAGAAGGCCCCGCGTGCTCAGGAGACGGATAAGAAGTACTTTCACTGCAAAACCTGCGGCGCGAACGTTGCGATCGATCCGCAAGAGCTGAGCTATGTCTGCCCTTTCTGTGATTCGACCTACGTGGTCGAGTATGCACCCGACGTCACGGGGCGGCAATTGCCTGAGTTTGTCATTGCCTTTCGTGTGACGCCTGAACAAGCAATGGAAAAGTTCCGGGCCTGGATCAAGGGGAATGCATGGTATCGGCCAGGCGATTTGCATATGGCCGAAATTGAAGAGAAGATGCGGGGCGTCTATCTCCCGTTCTGGAGTTTTTCCATGCTGGCGGAAAGTCGCTGGGAAGGGACGATCGGCGAACACTATTACGTCACCGAGTCTTACACGACGCGTGAGAACGGAAAAACGGTCAGGAAAACGCGCCGCGTGCAAAAGACGGAATGGTGGCCACTCGCAGGCAAGCATCATAAGTACTACAGCGGCTACATGATCTCGGCAAGCAAAGGATTGGCTCAATCTGACGCCGAGCGAATCAAACCGTTTTCGCTCCTGGCGGCTAAGCGATATGCTCCGTACTTCCTCGCTGGCTGGGCGGCCGAAGAGTATCAGATGGAAATCGAAGAAGCGAAGAAGATCTGTTATGAAGAGTTCTATCGACGCGAGCGTTCCAATATCACGCAATTTCTGCCGGGCGATACGAATAAAGGTCTGGTCGTGAAGACGGAGTTCTCGTTCGAGAATTCCGATTTATATTTGCTGCCGATCTACTTGCTTTCATATCGATATCAGGATCAAGTCTTCCGCTTTTTGGTCAATGGGCAAACCGGTTTGATCGCGGGCGATAAGCCCGTTTCGTGGAAGCGGATCTGGGGCGCGATCGGCGCTGGGCTTGCGGTTGTGGCCCTGATTGTGATCGTTATCATGCTTCTTGCAGCCGCCACGCGTTGA
- a CDS encoding GxxExxY protein, whose product MTRELIHAEISELIIGSAMFVLNRLKPGLDEKLYERSLVIELEKQGRKVEQQRQFAVHYDDQVIGILISDLIIDELVIVDTKVVASFDEAHTAQMIGYLNMTKLSLALLLNFKHAKLAWKRVVR is encoded by the coding sequence GTGACAAGAGAGCTCATTCATGCGGAAATCAGTGAATTGATCATTGGTTCCGCTATGTTTGTATTGAATCGCCTGAAGCCGGGGCTTGATGAAAAGTTATATGAAAGATCGCTGGTCATAGAACTCGAAAAACAAGGTCGAAAGGTTGAGCAACAACGTCAGTTTGCTGTTCACTATGACGATCAAGTGATCGGTATCCTCATTTCCGACTTAATCATTGATGAGTTAGTTATCGTTGATACGAAAGTTGTGGCTTCTTTTGATGAGGCCCATACAGCTCAAATGATTGGCTATTTAAACATGACGAAATTGTCGTTAGCTCTTCTTTTGAACTTCAAACACGCAAAACTTGCTTGGAAACGCGTGGTTCGCTAA
- the ruvA gene encoding Holliday junction branch migration protein RuvA, with amino-acid sequence MITKITGKLVSVDMASVTLAAEPFEYEVLVPEFVRRQVQAQVGKSVSFHTINYLDGDPTRGRMTPRLVGFSNHVEREFFELFCSVDGVGVKKALRAMVRPVQEVAHQIEQQDVKGLSALPGIGPATAERIVAKLRRKVPKFALLITGADGESPDASRDVATETFEVLMQLGHSETQARKLIEKALAEKKSYKDVDSLVQAVYKIAHQEG; translated from the coding sequence TTGATTACGAAAATCACCGGTAAGCTTGTTTCAGTCGATATGGCCAGCGTCACCCTGGCTGCCGAGCCGTTTGAATACGAAGTGTTGGTGCCTGAGTTCGTTCGTCGTCAGGTCCAAGCTCAAGTCGGCAAGTCGGTGTCGTTTCATACGATTAACTACCTGGACGGTGATCCGACGCGTGGGCGAATGACCCCTCGCTTGGTTGGCTTCTCGAATCATGTCGAACGCGAATTCTTCGAGCTGTTTTGCTCGGTGGATGGGGTCGGCGTCAAAAAAGCTTTGCGAGCCATGGTCCGTCCAGTCCAAGAAGTCGCTCATCAGATCGAACAACAGGACGTCAAAGGTTTGTCGGCCCTTCCTGGTATCGGCCCAGCCACCGCCGAACGGATTGTGGCGAAGCTGCGCCGCAAGGTACCGAAGTTTGCCTTGTTGATTACCGGAGCCGATGGCGAAAGTCCCGATGCTTCACGTGATGTGGCCACCGAAACATTCGAGGTACTTATGCAGCTAGGCCACTCCGAAACGCAGGCCAGAAAGCTGATCGAAAAGGCACTAGCCGAGAAAAAGAGCTACAAGGACGTGGATTCCTTGGTCCAGGCAGTGTACAAAATCGCTCATCAGGAAGGTTAG
- the ruvC gene encoding crossover junction endodeoxyribonuclease RuvC, whose amino-acid sequence MRQRILGIDPGLNITGYGVIDIAPTGVSIVEAGVVRGKTRGDVPARVLEIHEGITDVITSLKPTVMAMEELYSHYDRPKTAIIMGHARGVLCLAAAQNELPLKHYSATQIKKILTGSGRAPKNQMQDSIRRELGLSEVPEPADVADALAVALCHHYLSKVASAF is encoded by the coding sequence ATGCGGCAACGAATTCTCGGCATCGATCCCGGCTTGAATATCACTGGCTACGGTGTGATCGACATTGCCCCGACCGGGGTTTCGATCGTTGAAGCAGGCGTGGTCCGAGGTAAGACCCGCGGCGATGTGCCGGCCCGTGTGCTGGAAATCCATGAAGGGATTACCGATGTCATCACCTCGCTTAAGCCGACAGTGATGGCGATGGAAGAGCTCTATTCACATTACGATCGTCCTAAGACGGCGATCATCATGGGGCATGCTCGCGGCGTTCTTTGTTTGGCGGCCGCTCAGAATGAATTGCCGCTCAAGCATTACTCGGCCACGCAGATTAAGAAGATTCTGACCGGCAGCGGTCGGGCTCCCAAGAATCAAATGCAGGATTCAATCCGTCGAGAATTGGGGCTTTCGGAAGTGCCGGAACCGGCCGACGTGGCTGATGCGTTGGCCGTTGCCCTGTGTCATCATTATCTCAGTAAAGTCGCCTCCGCTTTTTGA